In Engraulis encrasicolus isolate BLACKSEA-1 chromosome 24, IST_EnEncr_1.0, whole genome shotgun sequence, a single genomic region encodes these proteins:
- the LOC134440897 gene encoding phytanoyl-CoA hydroxylase-interacting protein-like, with protein sequence MEVPSLGHGITSPMSPCEGMVSNLSLESLELCERDGAGKPEASGSVEMEDLPVPQNIKISNITCDSFKICWDMDPRAKDKITHYFIDLNKKENKNSNKFKHKDVPTKLVAKAVPLPMTVRGHWFLSPRTEYTVAVQTASKQTDGDYAISEWSDIIEFCTADYSTVHLNQLLTKAEAIAGRMLKFSVFYRNQHKEYFDHVKEVNGGRMMPSVKDNSGSHGSPISGKLEGVFFSCNTEFNTGQPPQDSPYGRVRLTVPAQALFGPHTRLYFGDFYCMYTAYHYVILVVAPKGSPGEAFCQDRLPELDLADNRFLTCVQSEDGQLEFRHAGDVILEVIYTEPVELAQGTVAEISGHQLMSMSTINAKKDPSCKTCNISVGR encoded by the exons GAGCAGGTAAGCCAGAGGCGAGCGGCAGCGTGGAGATGGAGGATCTGCCCGTACCGCAGAACATCAAGATCAGCAACATCACCTGCGACTCCTTCAAGATCTGCTGGGACATGGACCCGCGGGCCAAAGACAAGATAACACACTACTTCATAGACCTGAACAAGAAGGAGAACAAGAACTCCAACAAGTTCAAACACAAG gaTGTCCCCACCAAACTGGTTGCTAAGGCAGTGCCGTTGCCAATGACAGTGCGAGGCCATTGGTTCCTGAGCCCGCGGACGGAGTACACGGTTGCCGTGCAGACAGCCTCCAAACAGACTGATGGGGATTACGCTATTTCAGAGTGGAGTGACATCATCGAGTTCTGCACCGCCG ATTATTCCACAGTGCACCTGAATCAGCTGCTTACGAAGGCGGAGGCTATTGCTGGGAGGATGCTGAAATTCTCCGTCTTCTACAGGAATCAACACAAAGAGTACTTCGACCATGTCAA AGAGGTCAATGGCGGTCGCATGATGCCATCGGTGAAGGACAACAGTGGCAGCCACGGCTCCCCCATCAGCGGCAAGCTGGAGGGCGTCTTCTTCAGCTGCAACACGGAGTTCAACACGGGCCAGCCGCCCCAGGACTCCCCCTACGGCCGTGTGCGCCTCACCGTCCCCGCGCAGGCCCTCTTCGGCCCCCACACCCGCCTCTACTTCGGCGACTTCTACTGCATGTACACGGCCTACCACTACGTGATCCTGGTGGTGGCGCCCAAAGGCTCGCCGGGCGAGGCCTTCTGCCAGGACCGGCTGCCGGAGCTCGACCTGGCCGACAACCGCTTCCTGACGTGCGTGCAGAGCGAGGACGGGCAGCTGGAGTTCCGGCACGCCGGGGACGTGATCCTGGAGGTCATCTACACGGAGCCCGTGGAGCTGGCTCAGGGGACGGTGGCCGAGATCAGCGGGCACCAGCTCATGAGCATGTCCACCATCAACGCCAAGAAGGACCCCAGCTGCAAGACGTGCAACATTAGCGTCGGGCGCTAA